The proteins below come from a single Iocasia fonsfrigidae genomic window:
- a CDS encoding GntR family transcriptional regulator — protein sequence MEIRNESDFFYKDIKNKIKDKIAADKYESDGRIPSERELCSIYDVSRTTIRRAIDELVEENFLIKRPGKGTYIKYNNTNKHKIISKKNTGNIIFLRCSHHDPKVSDSTICDDIFYPKIMAGIDKTVTEKKYHCIVKYLYENSLDEDIIDEIIKKADGIICGELHSKKLLNILLEIDIPLVLINPSVISSKVNIVEINNFIGAYDVIDYLVKLGHRKIGFIGGASTSFSAKYRKYGYLEALNKEGIKIDDSKIISYGWRLEDGYKAAGNLLELKDRPTAIFAVSDLLAIGAINAIKDSGLLVPDDISVIGFDDIDMASQIKPSLTTMKVRKFRMGEVATELIFEQLNNNRDYYRKISISTDLQVRDSVKKL from the coding sequence ATGGAAATTAGGAATGAATCAGATTTCTTTTATAAAGATATTAAAAATAAAATAAAAGATAAAATTGCTGCTGATAAATATGAATCTGACGGCAGGATACCATCAGAACGGGAATTATGCAGTATATATGATGTGAGTCGTACTACAATTCGAAGGGCTATTGATGAACTTGTAGAGGAAAATTTTTTAATAAAGCGCCCTGGGAAGGGTACATATATAAAATACAATAATACAAATAAGCATAAGATAATAAGCAAAAAGAATACCGGTAACATTATTTTTTTGCGATGTAGTCATCATGATCCGAAAGTAAGTGACTCAACAATTTGTGATGATATATTCTATCCTAAAATAATGGCTGGTATTGATAAAACTGTTACCGAAAAAAAGTATCATTGTATTGTCAAATATTTATATGAAAATAGTTTAGATGAAGATATAATTGACGAAATTATAAAGAAAGCAGATGGAATTATCTGTGGAGAACTACATAGTAAAAAACTACTAAACATATTATTAGAAATAGATATACCTCTAGTACTAATAAATCCATCTGTGATCAGCAGTAAAGTTAATATTGTTGAGATTAATAATTTTATAGGTGCTTATGATGTTATAGATTATTTAGTTAAGTTAGGTCATAGGAAGATTGGATTTATTGGAGGTGCTTCAACTAGTTTTTCAGCAAAATATCGCAAATATGGGTATTTAGAGGCTCTTAATAAAGAAGGGATAAAAATTGATGACTCAAAAATAATTTCATATGGATGGAGATTAGAAGATGGTTATAAGGCGGCCGGAAATCTTCTTGAATTAAAGGATAGACCGACAGCAATTTTTGCTGTATCAGACTTATTGGCTATAGGTGCAATTAATGCTATAAAGGATTCAGGTCTTTTAGTACCAGATGATATATCTGTTATTGGTTTTGATGATATAGATATGGCTAGTCAAATTAAACCTTCTCTAACTACTATGAAAGTAAGGAAGTTTAGGATGGGTGAAGTGGCAACAGAGTTAATCTTTGAGCAGTTAAATAACAATAGGGATTATTATCGTAAAATATCTATTTCAACAGATTTACAAGTAAGGGATTCTGTCAAAAAGTTGTAG
- a CDS encoding cupin domain-containing protein: MSKTNLINETFEKGEGILRLIPNFIPRRFGRPGKRLCLHPDDYFSLGISRGAIKERWFSSITPAINGELAAEDEGLSYVAPTDDVKDKFLFKDAVEELGKDLIGEELMKEYGTWPMFAKFFDFETPLFHHLHLDDTAASRVGALGKPEAYYFPYQLNNYLGNFPVSYFGFAPDVSIDEVKARLLDYEERDIRITELSRAYRLQLGTGWYTPPGVLHAPGSLLTYEPQWNSDVNSVFENITAGDVYDYEFLVENCPEDKQRDIDYIMSLMDWEENVRINYKKKYFRPPVVCDHSNKQFIEKWISYANEYIGAKELTIQPKQTVLVKDKVAFGCVIIQGHGKFGVYDAEAAIMLRYGQISADEYFVSEKKAKEGIMISNESSHEPMVILKHFGPNHPDMPKEPCK; this comes from the coding sequence ATGAGTAAAACTAATTTGATTAATGAAACTTTTGAAAAAGGAGAAGGGATATTACGATTAATACCAAATTTTATCCCACGTAGATTTGGTCGTCCAGGTAAGAGGTTGTGCCTTCATCCTGATGATTATTTTTCATTAGGTATTTCCCGTGGTGCTATCAAAGAACGCTGGTTTTCCTCGATAACACCTGCTATTAATGGTGAATTGGCAGCTGAAGATGAAGGATTAAGTTATGTGGCTCCTACTGATGATGTCAAAGATAAATTTTTGTTTAAAGATGCTGTTGAAGAACTTGGTAAAGATTTGATTGGTGAGGAATTAATGAAAGAATATGGTACCTGGCCCATGTTTGCAAAGTTTTTTGATTTTGAAACTCCCCTTTTTCATCACCTGCATCTTGATGACACTGCTGCTAGTAGGGTTGGGGCCCTTGGCAAACCAGAGGCATATTATTTTCCATATCAATTAAATAATTATCTAGGTAATTTCCCTGTTTCCTATTTTGGTTTTGCTCCTGATGTTAGTATTGATGAAGTAAAAGCAAGATTATTAGATTATGAGGAACGTGATATCAGAATAACAGAACTTTCCAGGGCTTACCGTTTACAACTTGGAACAGGCTGGTATACACCACCTGGAGTATTGCATGCCCCTGGGTCACTTTTAACATATGAGCCCCAGTGGAATAGTGATGTTAATTCAGTTTTTGAAAATATAACTGCTGGTGATGTTTATGATTATGAGTTTTTAGTGGAAAACTGTCCTGAAGATAAGCAAAGAGATATTGATTATATCATGAGTTTGATGGATTGGGAAGAAAATGTTAGAATCAATTATAAGAAAAAATATTTTAGGCCTCCAGTTGTTTGTGACCATTCAAATAAACAGTTTATTGAGAAATGGATTTCTTATGCTAACGAATATATTGGGGCTAAGGAATTAACTATTCAACCCAAACAGACAGTACTAGTTAAGGATAAGGTTGCTTTTGGTTGTGTAATAATCCAAGGGCATGGAAAGTTTGGGGTTTACGATGCTGAAGCAGCTATTATGCTTAGGTATGGCCAGATTAGTGCTGATGAGTATTTTGTTAGTGAAAAGAAGGCTAAAGAAGGTATTATGATTAGTAATGAGAGCTCACATGAACCAATGGTAATTTTAAAACACTTTGGTCCTAATCATCCAGATATGCCTAAAGAACCATGTAAATAG
- a CDS encoding aldose 1-epimerase family protein: protein MVELYGKQYTRKEILECVGDISQLCYAKPVKLSGGKQAGVDAVLVNNGSGLSFVVLSGRGMGIGNADFKGNSLAWISSTKEVASTYYEPAGQGWFRGFYGGLLTTCGLSYMGAPCEDNGEKLGLHGRVSYIPADNVWVDSKWDGDDYWVWVQGKIRETTVFGENLILTRRISVKLGESKIFIEDTVENLGFEKTEHMILYHFNMGFPLLDKESEFLSPTISYMPRDEESAKGQRDYHKVAAPIAGFEEKVYYHEISSLIGGSTKVALINHKFNNGEGLGLYIAYSKKELPNLVQWKMTGQGHYVMGIEPANAWVGGRDKARKDGSLKFLQPGEKRHYHLELGVLSSQKEIEGVIREIQDIKGNYNEI, encoded by the coding sequence ATGGTAGAATTATATGGAAAGCAATATACTAGAAAAGAGATCTTAGAATGCGTAGGTGATATTTCCCAATTATGTTATGCTAAACCAGTTAAATTATCTGGTGGTAAGCAGGCAGGTGTTGATGCAGTATTAGTAAATAATGGTTCAGGTTTATCTTTTGTGGTTCTTTCTGGTAGGGGTATGGGTATTGGAAATGCGGACTTTAAGGGGAATTCCCTGGCCTGGATTTCCAGTACAAAAGAAGTGGCTTCAACATATTACGAACCAGCAGGCCAGGGTTGGTTCAGGGGGTTTTATGGAGGATTGTTAACCACCTGTGGTCTTTCATATATGGGGGCTCCCTGTGAAGATAATGGTGAAAAACTTGGCTTACATGGACGGGTATCTTATATTCCAGCTGATAATGTATGGGTTGATAGTAAGTGGGATGGTGATGATTACTGGGTATGGGTTCAGGGGAAAATACGTGAAACAACAGTTTTTGGTGAAAACCTTATCTTAACAAGGAGAATATCCGTTAAGTTAGGTGAAAGTAAAATTTTTATAGAAGATACTGTTGAAAATCTGGGTTTTGAAAAGACTGAACATATGATTCTTTATCATTTTAATATGGGATTTCCCCTTTTAGATAAAGAAAGTGAATTTCTGTCACCAACTATTTCTTATATGCCCCGGGATGAAGAATCTGCTAAAGGGCAAAGGGATTATCATAAAGTAGCTGCACCTATTGCTGGTTTTGAAGAAAAAGTATATTATCATGAAATATCATCATTAATTGGTGGTTCAACCAAAGTAGCATTAATTAACCACAAATTTAATAATGGAGAAGGTTTAGGTTTATATATTGCATATTCAAAAAAAGAATTACCTAATCTTGTACAATGGAAAATGACTGGACAGGGTCATTATGTTATGGGAATAGAGCCAGCCAATGCCTGGGTAGGAGGCAGGGATAAGGCTAGGAAAGATGGTAGTCTTAAGTTTCTTCAACCTGGTGAAAAGAGACATTATCATTTAGAATTAGGAGTACTATCTTCACAAAAAGAGATTGAAGGAGTAATTAGAGAAATCCAAGATATAAAAGGCAATTATAATGAAATTTAG
- a CDS encoding sugar ABC transporter substrate-binding protein, which produces MGKKLFVVSVMLMTLIFSMSVVSMAEELVFGYAVQDLGNQYWVTVADGVKDKADELGIDVVVLDARTDSSRELSNVEDLIQKKVDAILLSPWDPGAAVSSVEAANRAGIPVFVLDIGVDAGEIETFIVSDNLEGGRIAGEYLADLIEEEGEAAHIQCQLGYKIPALRGEGFTEVMNEKGISIVAKQPADSQRAMGMTVMQNMLQAHPEIDVVFSENDEMALGAYEAVRAARLEDKVKIVGFDGTGDALESIKEGKLFGTVAQQPYKMGEMGVEAAVNFLNGEELPEVTYVPVRLITRDNVE; this is translated from the coding sequence GTGGGCAAAAAATTATTTGTTGTTTCTGTAATGCTAATGACTCTAATTTTTTCAATGTCTGTAGTTTCTATGGCTGAAGAATTAGTTTTTGGATATGCAGTTCAGGATTTAGGTAATCAATATTGGGTAACAGTTGCTGATGGTGTTAAGGATAAAGCCGATGAACTTGGTATTGATGTTGTAGTATTGGATGCAAGAACTGATTCGAGTAGGGAATTATCTAATGTTGAAGATTTAATTCAGAAAAAGGTTGATGCCATATTATTATCTCCCTGGGATCCAGGTGCAGCAGTAAGTTCGGTTGAAGCTGCTAATAGAGCAGGTATTCCTGTTTTTGTTTTAGATATTGGTGTTGATGCTGGTGAGATCGAAACATTTATTGTCTCTGATAATCTTGAGGGTGGCAGGATAGCTGGTGAATACCTTGCAGATTTAATTGAAGAAGAGGGAGAAGCTGCCCATATCCAATGTCAGTTAGGTTATAAAATTCCGGCCTTAAGGGGTGAAGGTTTTACAGAAGTAATGAACGAGAAGGGGATCAGTATTGTTGCCAAACAACCAGCTGATTCTCAACGTGCTATGGGTATGACAGTTATGCAGAATATGTTACAGGCCCATCCAGAAATAGATGTAGTTTTTTCTGAAAACGATGAAATGGCTCTTGGCGCTTATGAGGCAGTAAGAGCAGCAAGACTAGAAGATAAGGTTAAAATTGTTGGTTTTGATGGAACTGGAGATGCATTGGAGTCTATTAAGGAAGGAAAACTCTTTGGTACTGTTGCTCAGCAGCCATACAAAATGGGAGAAATGGGTGTAGAGGCAGCTGTGAATTTCTTAAATGGAGAAGAACTGCCAGAAGTTACCTATGTACCAGTTAGACTCATTACCAGAGATAATGTAGAATAA
- a CDS encoding ABC transporter permease: MEEINAKNPKINSNIFRELSSLIGLIVLCTILAIISPAFLSVTNILNVLVQVAVISVIAAGSTFVILTGGIDLSVGSILGLCGVMTAAVLKSTGNPLLAVLTGVLLGAFLGLVNGVVISIGKVPAFVTTLGMMSVARGIAFIYTRGRPISGFPDGFRYIGSGYIGDIPFPVIEAIIIFLIAAYVLKKTPFGRYVYAIGSNEVATKLSGIKTNKYKIMVYAISGLLSGFAAIMFIGRINSGHPLAGDGYELDAIAAVVIGGTSLSGGKGTVFGTLIGALIMGVIRNGLNLLNVDAFWQGVVLGVVIVVAVLIDQRSKKTATI; the protein is encoded by the coding sequence ATGGAGGAAATTAATGCAAAAAATCCCAAAATAAACAGTAATATTTTTAGAGAATTAAGTTCTTTAATTGGGTTAATTGTTTTATGTACTATTTTAGCAATTATATCACCTGCTTTTTTATCAGTAACTAATATTCTCAATGTGTTAGTACAGGTTGCAGTTATTTCTGTTATAGCAGCTGGTTCAACTTTTGTTATTTTAACTGGTGGAATAGATTTATCTGTTGGGTCTATTCTGGGCTTATGTGGAGTAATGACGGCAGCAGTATTAAAATCTACCGGGAACCCTTTACTCGCAGTCTTAACAGGGGTATTGTTGGGTGCTTTTCTTGGTTTAGTTAACGGGGTTGTTATTAGTATAGGTAAGGTTCCTGCTTTTGTTACTACTCTGGGTATGATGTCGGTAGCTAGAGGAATTGCTTTTATATATACACGTGGTAGACCAATTAGTGGTTTTCCAGATGGTTTTCGCTATATTGGTTCAGGTTATATTGGGGATATTCCTTTTCCAGTTATAGAAGCAATTATTATTTTTTTAATAGCAGCTTATGTATTAAAAAAGACACCATTTGGCCGTTATGTTTATGCAATTGGAAGTAATGAGGTTGCTACTAAACTATCTGGTATTAAAACAAATAAGTATAAAATAATGGTTTATGCTATTTCAGGTTTATTAAGTGGCTTTGCAGCAATTATGTTTATTGGTAGAATTAATTCTGGTCATCCACTGGCAGGAGATGGTTATGAACTTGATGCTATAGCAGCGGTTGTAATAGGTGGGACCAGTTTGTCAGGGGGTAAAGGAACAGTATTTGGAACATTAATTGGGGCTTTAATAATGGGGGTCATAAGAAATGGGTTGAACCTGTTGAATGTTGATGCATTCTGGCAGGGTGTAGTACTTGGTGTTGTGATAGTAGTAGCTGTTTTAATTGACCAGCGCTCTAAAAAAACAGCTACTATTTAA
- a CDS encoding sugar ABC transporter ATP-binding protein has product MSIALEMKNITKEFPGVLALNEVNLMVEKGEIHAVVGENGAGKSTLMKILAGVYQKNFGKISVHEKEVEITDTLTAQSLGIGMIYQELNLIPHLTVAENMFLGRFPLSKGKIQYNELNKNAQHYLSQLETGVKPDDLVGNLSVADRQLVEIAKTLSLNSSILVMDEPTSSLSPGETEILFKIMKKLKSAGVSIIFISHHMDEIFSIADKATVLRDGEYVGSWDISELNEQSLVEKMVGREMSEMFPKVETEIGQTILEVRNLTVKNRISDISFKLKAGEILGIGGLVGAGRSELVNAIFGVLAVNSGEILIDNRPVKITHPYEAVKNGLALIPEDRGEQGLVLKFSVKDNVTLASLKEFAGTIKVDTIKENKAAVHLVEKLQVKTPSINQLVENLSGGNQQKVVLAKWLAVNPKILILDEPTRGIDVGAKAEIYKIIGELAARGIGIIMVSSELPELLGISDRIMVMCRGKKTAEFTRKQATSEKIMLAATGASEKGDN; this is encoded by the coding sequence ATGTCTATAGCACTGGAAATGAAAAATATAACTAAAGAATTCCCTGGTGTTTTAGCATTAAACGAGGTTAATTTGATGGTTGAAAAGGGTGAGATTCATGCAGTTGTTGGTGAAAATGGAGCAGGAAAAAGTACTTTAATGAAAATTTTAGCCGGGGTATATCAAAAGAACTTTGGTAAAATTTCAGTTCATGAAAAAGAGGTTGAAATTACTGACACTCTAACTGCTCAAAGTTTAGGAATAGGTATGATTTATCAGGAATTAAACCTGATACCACACCTGACAGTAGCGGAAAATATGTTTTTAGGTAGGTTTCCTTTAAGTAAAGGTAAAATTCAATATAATGAACTAAATAAAAATGCACAGCATTATTTAAGCCAGTTAGAAACAGGGGTTAAGCCAGACGACCTTGTGGGTAATTTGTCTGTCGCAGACCGGCAACTAGTAGAGATAGCCAAAACCCTTTCTTTAAACTCATCAATACTGGTAATGGATGAACCGACTTCATCATTGAGTCCAGGGGAGACGGAGATACTCTTTAAGATAATGAAGAAGTTAAAGTCAGCAGGGGTATCAATTATTTTTATAAGTCATCATATGGATGAGATTTTTAGTATTGCAGATAAAGCAACAGTTTTACGTGATGGGGAATATGTCGGTAGTTGGGATATATCGGAACTAAATGAACAGTCTTTAGTAGAGAAAATGGTTGGCCGTGAGATGTCAGAGATGTTCCCCAAGGTAGAAACTGAAATTGGCCAGACAATATTGGAGGTTCGTAATCTAACTGTAAAAAATCGCATCTCAGATATTTCTTTTAAACTAAAGGCAGGTGAAATTTTAGGTATTGGTGGATTAGTTGGTGCTGGACGATCAGAATTGGTTAATGCTATTTTTGGTGTTTTAGCAGTTAACAGTGGAGAGATTCTTATTGATAATAGACCAGTAAAAATAACCCATCCCTATGAAGCAGTCAAAAATGGTTTAGCACTTATTCCTGAGGATAGAGGAGAGCAGGGATTAGTATTAAAATTTAGTGTTAAAGATAATGTAACACTAGCATCACTGAAGGAATTTGCTGGCACAATAAAAGTAGATACCATTAAAGAAAATAAGGCCGCTGTTCATTTGGTTGAAAAATTACAGGTGAAGACCCCTTCAATTAATCAATTAGTAGAAAATCTGAGTGGTGGTAATCAACAAAAGGTTGTATTGGCTAAATGGCTTGCTGTTAACCCTAAAATATTAATCCTGGATGAACCAACACGTGGCATTGATGTAGGAGCAAAAGCAGAGATATACAAAATAATTGGGGAGCTGGCTGCCAGGGGAATTGGGATAATTATGGTTTCATCTGAATTGCCGGAGTTGTTGGGAATAAGTGATAGAATTATGGTTATGTGTAGAGGTAAAAAAACTGCTGAATTTACTAGAAAACAAGCAACATCAGAAAAGATAATGTTAGCCGCAACAGGGGCTTCAGAAAAGGGGGATAATTAA
- a CDS encoding LacI family DNA-binding transcriptional regulator, protein MKITIADVAKFANVSKSTVSRVLNKSGPVSQETKEVVLNAVNNLDYRPNQVARSLATKQTNTIGLIVPDIRNPYYSQACWHAERKFQQENYTVVICNTDNDDIREKTYLQVLLDRNIDGILSIGGEEDLTNIINFKSRKNIPIVLIDRDIQGYDIPSITLDNYYGGMLATEYLLELGHKNIAFATSDFTQAERLRRQGYKQALQNANIKIRKEYILSHTEEVWRSGEFLDAIIQLFDSSNPPTAIFASNDFKALRILSVLKANGLTIPDDISLLGYDNIEFSSMTEPALTTLSQPIDKMISDGVNMLLKYINNEQVDSNKMIVKPKLIERDSTKVCR, encoded by the coding sequence ATGAAGATTACGATTGCTGATGTTGCTAAATTTGCTAATGTATCTAAAAGTACTGTTTCAAGGGTATTAAACAAGAGTGGTCCAGTCTCTCAGGAAACTAAAGAAGTAGTGCTTAATGCTGTTAATAATTTAGATTATCGTCCAAACCAGGTAGCCCGCAGTTTAGCTACTAAACAGACAAATACCATTGGCTTAATAGTACCTGATATAAGAAACCCTTATTATTCACAAGCATGCTGGCATGCAGAAAGAAAGTTTCAACAGGAAAATTATACAGTGGTAATTTGCAACACTGATAATGATGATATTAGAGAAAAAACCTACCTACAGGTTCTTTTGGACAGAAATATTGATGGAATCCTTTCTATTGGTGGAGAGGAAGACCTGACCAATATCATTAATTTTAAGTCTAGAAAAAATATTCCTATCGTTTTGATTGATCGAGATATTCAAGGTTATGATATTCCTTCAATAACTTTGGATAATTATTATGGTGGTATGTTGGCTACAGAATATTTATTGGAACTTGGCCATAAAAATATTGCTTTTGCTACATCAGACTTTACCCAGGCTGAACGTTTGCGACGTCAAGGATATAAACAGGCATTACAAAATGCCAATATAAAAATTAGGAAAGAATATATACTTAGTCATACTGAGGAAGTTTGGAGATCAGGGGAGTTTCTAGATGCTATTATTCAACTATTTGATTCTAGTAATCCCCCAACGGCTATCTTTGCATCTAATGATTTTAAAGCCCTTAGAATCTTATCTGTTTTGAAAGCAAATGGTTTAACAATACCTGATGATATCTCATTGCTAGGTTATGATAATATAGAATTTTCATCAATGACTGAACCAGCTTTAACAACATTATCTCAGCCAATTGATAAAATGATATCTGATGGGGTTAATATGCTGTTAAAATATATAAATAATGAACAGGTGGATTCAAATAAAATGATTGTTAAACCTAAATTAATAGAAAGGGATTCAACAAAAGTCTGTAGATAA
- a CDS encoding LysM peptidoglycan-binding domain-containing protein, which yields MERECPEDTIPYIIKAGDTLYQLAQEYDTTVDAILQINPELEPKNLQIGEKICLPTLRH from the coding sequence GTGGAAAGGGAATGTCCTGAAGATACTATACCTTACATCATTAAAGCTGGAGATACACTCTATCAACTGGCCCAGGAATATGATACTACCGTTGATGCCATCTTACAGATAAACCCTGAGTTGGAGCCTAAGAATCTTCAGATTGGAGAAAAAATATGTCTACCTACCTTAAGACATTAA
- the groL gene encoding chaperonin GroEL (60 kDa chaperone family; promotes refolding of misfolded polypeptides especially under stressful conditions; forms two stacked rings of heptamers to form a barrel-shaped 14mer; ends can be capped by GroES; misfolded proteins enter the barrel where they are refolded when GroES binds), translating into MAKELKFGEDARRALERGVDTLANAVKVTLGPKGRNVVLEKSFGAPTITNDGVSIAREIELKNHYENMGAQTVKEVATKTNDVAGDGTTTATVLAQSIFKEGLKNVAAGANPMIIKKGIEKAVNKVVDEIAKLSKPVEGKEAVSQVAAISAGNDDEIGNLIAEAMEKVGQDGVISVEESKSMGTSLEVVEGMQFDRGYLSPYMVTDTDTMEAALEDPYILITDKKISSIQEILPLLEKVAQSGKALLIMAEDVEGEALATLVVNKIRGTFNCVAVKAPGFGDRRKAMLEDIAILTGGQVITEDLGLKLENADISMLGQAHKVNVTKEETTIVEGHGDKKDIQGRIKQIKKQIESTTSDFDREKLQERLAKLAGGVAVIQVGAATETELKEKKHRIEDALSATRAAVEEGLVSGGGTTLLDAISALDEVELEGDEETGVDIVRKALETPVRLIADNAGYEGSVIVERVKERDAGIGFDAYKGEFVNMIEVGIVDPAKVTRSALQNAASAAAMLLTTECLVADKEEDDDAPAGGGMPAGGMGGMGGGMPGMGMM; encoded by the coding sequence ATGGCAAAGGAATTAAAGTTTGGTGAAGATGCACGTCGTGCTTTAGAACGTGGTGTTGACACCCTGGCAAATGCTGTTAAAGTTACTCTAGGACCTAAGGGTCGTAATGTTGTACTGGAAAAAAGTTTTGGCGCTCCTACTATTACTAATGATGGTGTGAGTATTGCCCGTGAAATAGAGCTTAAAAACCACTATGAAAACATGGGGGCTCAAACTGTTAAGGAGGTTGCTACCAAGACTAATGATGTAGCTGGTGATGGTACTACCACTGCTACTGTACTTGCTCAGTCAATTTTTAAAGAAGGCCTTAAGAATGTTGCTGCTGGTGCTAACCCTATGATTATCAAAAAGGGTATTGAAAAGGCAGTCAATAAAGTTGTTGATGAGATAGCTAAATTGAGTAAACCTGTAGAGGGTAAAGAAGCAGTTTCACAGGTTGCTGCTATTTCTGCCGGTAATGATGATGAGATTGGTAATTTGATTGCTGAAGCTATGGAAAAGGTTGGACAGGATGGAGTTATTTCTGTTGAAGAATCCAAAAGTATGGGGACCTCTTTAGAAGTAGTTGAAGGTATGCAGTTTGACCGTGGTTACCTATCTCCCTATATGGTGACAGATACTGATACTATGGAAGCTGCTCTAGAAGATCCATATATACTTATAACAGATAAGAAAATCTCTAGCATTCAGGAAATATTACCACTCTTAGAAAAGGTTGCTCAATCAGGTAAGGCCTTATTAATTATGGCTGAAGATGTTGAGGGTGAAGCCCTGGCAACCCTGGTTGTTAATAAGATCCGCGGTACCTTTAACTGTGTAGCAGTTAAAGCCCCTGGTTTTGGTGACCGCCGCAAGGCAATGCTGGAAGATATCGCTATCTTAACAGGTGGTCAGGTAATTACTGAAGACCTGGGATTAAAGTTAGAAAATGCTGATATTAGCATGCTAGGCCAGGCCCATAAGGTTAATGTAACCAAAGAAGAGACTACTATTGTTGAGGGTCATGGTGACAAAAAAGATATTCAAGGTAGGATTAAGCAGATTAAAAAACAAATAGAAAGTACTACCTCTGATTTTGATAGAGAAAAACTACAGGAAAGATTAGCTAAGTTAGCCGGTGGTGTGGCAGTAATTCAAGTTGGTGCCGCTACTGAAACTGAGTTAAAAGAAAAGAAACACCGTATTGAAGATGCCCTATCTGCTACCAGGGCTGCTGTGGAAGAAGGTTTAGTATCTGGTGGTGGAACAACACTATTAGATGCTATTTCTGCACTTGATGAAGTTGAGCTTGAAGGTGATGAAGAAACTGGTGTAGACATTGTCAGGAAGGCTCTGGAAACCCCAGTACGTCTTATCGCTGATAATGCAGGTTATGAAGGTTCTGTAATTGTTGAAAGGGTAAAAGAAAGAGACGCTGGTATTGGTTTTGATGCCTACAAAGGTGAATTTGTAAACATGATAGAAGTAGGTATTGTTGACCCAGCCAAGGTTACCCGTTCAGCCCTGCAGAATGCTGCCAGTGCAGCTGCTATGTTATTAACGACAGAATGCCTGGTTGCAGATAAAGAAGAAGATGATGATGCTCCTGCTGGCGGCGGAATGCCTGCTGGTGGTATGGGTGGCATGGGAGGCGGAATGCCGGGTATGGGTATGATGTAA
- a CDS encoding co-chaperone GroES, whose translation MAIKPLNDRVVVQYVEEEEKTKSGIVLPDTAKGEKPQQGEVIAVGKGCEDCDIKTGDQVVFDKYAGTKVNIDDVEYIIIKVDDVLAVIE comes from the coding sequence ATGGCAATTAAACCTTTAAATGACAGAGTTGTTGTTCAGTATGTCGAAGAGGAGGAAAAGACTAAGAGTGGTATAGTCCTTCCTGATACTGCCAAAGGAGAAAAACCTCAGCAAGGGGAAGTTATTGCTGTTGGTAAAGGCTGTGAAGATTGTGATATTAAGACTGGTGACCAGGTTGTCTTTGATAAATATGCTGGTACCAAAGTAAATATTGATGATGTTGAGTATATAATTATAAAGGTTGACGATGTGTTAGCTGTAATTGAATAA